Proteins from a single region of Macrotis lagotis isolate mMagLag1 chromosome 2, bilby.v1.9.chrom.fasta, whole genome shotgun sequence:
- the MCHR1 gene encoding melanin-concentrating hormone receptor 1: MLSPSSVSPPRMRRVSYVNIIMPSVFGIICLLGIVGNSMVIFTVVKKSKFHGCNNVPDIFIINLSVVDLLFLLGMPFMIHQLMGNGVWHFGETMCTLITAMDANSQFTSTYILTAMAIDRYLATVHPISSTKFRKPSVATLVIGLLWALSFISITPVWLYARLIPFPGDTVGCGIRLPNPETDLYWFTLYQFFLAFALPFVVITAAYTRILQRMTSSVAPTSQRSIRLRTKRVTRTAIAICLVFFVCWAPYYVLQLTQLSISRPTLAFIYLYNAAISLGYANSCLNPFVYIVLCETFRKRLVLSVKPAAMGQLRTVSAAPTAEEMTETKST; encoded by the coding sequence ATGCTTTCTCCGTCCTCAGTTTCACCACCACGCATGAGGCGAGTATCCTATGTCAACATCATCATGCCTTCTGTGTTTGGGATCATCTGCTTGCTGGGGATCGTGGGGAACTCGATGGTTATCTTCACCGTGGTGAAGAAGTCCAAATTTCACGGGTGCAACAACGTGCCTGACATCTTCATCATCAATCTCTCCGTGGTAGACCTGCTCTTCCTCCTGGGCATGCCTTTCATGATCCATCAGCTCATGGGCAATGGGGTCTGGCATTTTGGAGAAACCATGTGCACACTCATCACTGCCATGGATGCCAACAGCCAGTTCACCAGTACCTACATCCTCACAGCAATGGCCATTGATCGCTACCTGGCCACTGTTCACCCCATCTCCTCTACCAAGTTCAGGAAGCCTTCTGTGGCTACCTTGGTGATTGGTCTCCTCTGGGCCCTCTCCTTCATCAGCATCACCCCGGTGTGGCTCTATGCCAGACTTATTCCCTTCCCTGGAGACACCGTTGGCTGCGGCATCCGCCTACCCAACCCAGAGACTGATCTCTATTGGTTTACCCTGTACCAGTTCTTTTTGGCCTTCGCTCTTCCTTTCGTGGTGATCACAGCGGCCTACACACGGATTCTCCAGCGGATGACATCTTCGGTGGCCCCCACTTCCCAGCGCAGTATCCGGCTGAGGACCAAGAGGGTGACGCGCACGGCCATTGCCATCTGCCTGGTCTTCTTTGTCTGCTGGGCCCCCTATTATGTGCTGCAGCTGACCCAGCTCTCCATCAGTAGGCCCACTCTAGCCTTCATCTACCTCTACAATGCGGCCATCAGTCTGGGCTACGCCAACAGTTGCCTCAACCCCTTCGTCTACATTGTGCTCTGTGAGACCTTCCGCAAGCGTCTGGTGCTCTCGGTCAAACCGGCTGCCATGGGGCAGCTCCGGACGGTCAGCGCTGCCCCCACAGCAGAAGAGATGACCGAAACCAAAAGCACATGA